A portion of the Paenibacillus marchantiae genome contains these proteins:
- a CDS encoding Crp/Fnr family transcriptional regulator, giving the protein MREIMDFGLLRQLAREHGLDQVLDEPALAELRLLEASKGEIICAKGERPERLYFLVQGKLKIYTTLPNGKSLLLRFSMPPALVGDLELVNGKEAKNTVESVNKSLLLGVSYRYLKNTYAENPKFLHFMLSHVTHKLYTFSNLSSLNLLYPVESRFASYLLSTMEQGEQITEEIQTSKLTELADMLGTSYRHLNRVIHDLRDREIIRKEQRNIVICNLEQLREIAGGNMYE; this is encoded by the coding sequence ATGAGAGAAATTATGGACTTTGGATTGCTGCGCCAGCTTGCGCGGGAGCATGGCCTGGATCAGGTGCTCGACGAACCTGCGCTTGCTGAATTAAGGTTGCTCGAAGCCTCCAAAGGTGAGATTATATGTGCCAAAGGTGAACGTCCCGAACGATTATATTTTCTCGTCCAGGGTAAGCTCAAGATTTATACAACACTGCCGAATGGAAAGTCTTTGTTGCTTCGTTTCAGTATGCCTCCTGCGCTGGTAGGTGATCTGGAGCTGGTCAATGGCAAGGAAGCCAAAAACACGGTGGAATCCGTCAATAAGAGCCTGCTGCTCGGTGTAAGCTATCGCTATCTCAAGAATACATATGCTGAAAACCCGAAGTTTCTCCATTTTATGCTCAGTCATGTGACCCACAAATTATATACCTTCTCGAATCTGTCGAGTCTTAATCTGCTTTATCCTGTCGAGAGCCGTTTTGCAAGCTATTTGCTGTCCACGATGGAGCAGGGGGAGCAGATCACAGAAGAAATCCAGACCTCCAAGCTAACAGAGCTGGCGGATATGCTGGGCACGAGCTATAGACACTTGAACCGGGTCATCCATGACCTCCGAGACCGTGAAATCATCCGCAAAGAACAGCGCAACATTGTCATCTGCAATCTGGAGCAGCTGCGCGAAATTGCGGGAGGTAATATGTACGAATAA
- a CDS encoding methyl-accepting chemotaxis protein, whose amino-acid sequence MVQHVAAHAEELQATSEQILENTRLAVKNSSQINKVAGFIREISEQTNLLGLNAAIEAARVGEAGAGFGVVATEVRKLSVDAKQATSDIDISLKDVQQVIKQMEVEVSQIAASSQEQATLVSSFTDVIEKLNEAGERMKALSEQLISYSVND is encoded by the coding sequence ATGGTCCAGCACGTTGCCGCTCATGCGGAGGAATTGCAGGCCACCAGCGAACAGATTCTGGAGAATACACGTCTGGCGGTAAAGAATTCGTCTCAGATCAACAAGGTTGCCGGGTTCATTCGTGAAATCTCGGAACAGACCAACTTGCTTGGGCTTAATGCCGCTATCGAAGCTGCGCGTGTAGGTGAAGCCGGAGCAGGCTTTGGTGTGGTCGCAACGGAAGTGCGCAAACTTTCTGTCGATGCCAAACAGGCTACCAGCGATATTGATATCAGCTTAAAAGATGTACAACAGGTTATTAAACAGATGGAAGTCGAAGTATCCCAGATTGCAGCTTCTTCTCAGGAGCAAGCCACGCTCGTATCCTCCTTTACGGATGTCATCGAGAAGCTGAATGAAGCGGGAGAACGCATGAAAGCTCTGTCTGAACAACTCATCAGTTACTCTGTGAACGATTAA
- a CDS encoding alanine/glycine:cation symporter family protein: protein MEQTIQDIIAVFNDFLWSKLLIILLVVCGLYFTTKTRFMQFRMIGDMVKVLKEPKSKEPGKISPFQAFCISMAARVGTGNITGIALAIALGGPGAVFWMWVIAIFGSASSFVESTLAQIYKIKDKGGFRGGPAYYMERGLGKRWMGILFAILITLSFGLVFNAVQSNTITVAFKNSFGIDRLTVGIIMAVVFAAIIMGGVKRIAKASEYIVVVLAVLYIGVAAFVVLSNITQLPAMIALIVKNAFGIEQVAGGTLGAALMNGVKRGLFSNEAGMGSAPNAAATADTTHPVKQGLIQAFGVLTDTLVICTSTAMIILLSGVYKGSNLGGIELTQAALSVHMGSWASGFLAVMVFLFAFSTLIGNYYYGETNIEFIKSNKGWLWVYRVCVIAMVLFGAVAKVQLVWDLADLFMGLMVVVNLIAILMLSKVTFDALKDYKKQKAEGRDPIFTRDRIHIPGEVECWESEAEVVGTK from the coding sequence ATGGAGCAAACAATACAAGATATTATTGCAGTTTTCAATGATTTTCTATGGTCCAAGCTGTTAATCATCTTGTTGGTCGTATGTGGTTTGTATTTTACGACCAAGACCCGGTTCATGCAATTCCGCATGATTGGAGATATGGTGAAAGTGCTCAAGGAGCCAAAGAGCAAGGAGCCCGGCAAAATTTCGCCGTTTCAGGCATTCTGTATCAGTATGGCAGCGCGCGTGGGAACCGGGAATATTACAGGTATTGCACTGGCAATCGCACTGGGGGGACCAGGGGCTGTATTCTGGATGTGGGTTATCGCGATTTTTGGTTCAGCTTCGAGTTTTGTGGAGAGTACACTTGCTCAAATTTATAAAATCAAAGATAAGGGCGGATTCCGCGGGGGTCCTGCTTATTATATGGAGCGTGGCCTCGGGAAACGATGGATGGGGATATTGTTCGCAATTCTCATCACGTTGTCGTTCGGTTTGGTCTTTAATGCTGTGCAGTCCAACACGATTACAGTCGCATTCAAAAATTCATTCGGCATCGATCGGTTGACGGTAGGTATTATTATGGCCGTTGTGTTTGCGGCAATCATCATGGGTGGTGTTAAACGGATTGCCAAGGCGTCCGAATACATCGTCGTTGTTCTTGCTGTGCTGTATATTGGCGTGGCTGCATTTGTTGTTCTGTCGAACATCACACAGCTTCCGGCCATGATTGCGCTGATTGTGAAAAATGCCTTCGGCATTGAACAGGTCGCTGGTGGTACACTTGGAGCCGCGCTGATGAATGGTGTCAAACGTGGTTTGTTCTCCAATGAGGCGGGTATGGGTAGTGCGCCGAATGCTGCGGCTACGGCGGATACAACACATCCGGTCAAACAAGGGCTTATTCAGGCGTTTGGCGTGTTGACGGATACCTTGGTCATTTGTACAAGCACGGCCATGATTATTTTGCTATCAGGTGTATACAAAGGTTCCAATCTGGGTGGAATTGAATTAACTCAAGCGGCATTAAGTGTGCATATGGGTTCATGGGCGTCCGGATTTTTGGCAGTGATGGTGTTCCTGTTTGCCTTTAGTACGCTCATCGGGAATTATTACTACGGGGAGACCAATATTGAGTTTATCAAATCCAATAAAGGTTGGCTGTGGGTATACCGTGTGTGTGTTATCGCGATGGTGCTGTTCGGTGCCGTTGCCAAGGTCCAGCTGGTATGGGATTTGGCCGACCTATTCATGGGGCTGATGGTTGTGGTGAATCTGATTGCCATCCTGATGCTGTCCAAGGTGACATTCGATGCGCTGAAAGATTACAAGAAACAAAAGGCCGAAGGACGTGACCCGATCTTTACTCGGGACCGTATTCACATTCCGGGCGAAGTGGAATGCTGGGAGTCGGAGGCCGAGGTAGTAGGAACAAAATGA
- a CDS encoding response regulator — MRYFIVDDDPGIRSMLMDIIEDEGLGEIAGEAEDGAHIHAELLELHKVDVLLIDLLMPQRDGIQTIRALEGMFDGKIVMISQIESKNMIGEAYSLGIEYYITKPINRLEILSVLRLVDERLRMQQSIADIQRTLQGLSRLQSSERASTPAPDRTITTAGHFLLSEMGMIGEAGSRDLLDMLEYLEQIETEEHKLSPYTFPSLKDIFQNVAIRKLGSDASPAEVTKEIKASEQRVRRAIFQTLSHVVSLGLTDYTHPKFENYASKFFDFTEIRKKMLELQNNVEPSLSQTRINTKKFVQVLYLEAKRLLH, encoded by the coding sequence ATGCGTTATTTTATTGTGGATGATGATCCTGGGATTCGATCCATGCTGATGGATATTATTGAAGATGAGGGGCTCGGCGAGATTGCGGGGGAAGCTGAAGATGGAGCTCATATTCATGCTGAACTGCTGGAGCTGCATAAGGTGGATGTACTGCTGATTGATCTGCTCATGCCGCAGCGAGACGGGATTCAGACGATACGTGCACTTGAAGGAATGTTCGATGGCAAGATCGTGATGATCTCCCAGATTGAGTCGAAAAATATGATCGGGGAAGCCTATTCGCTTGGCATCGAATATTATATTACGAAGCCGATTAATCGGCTGGAGATCCTGTCTGTTCTGCGTCTGGTGGACGAACGTCTGCGTATGCAGCAATCCATCGCAGATATTCAGCGTACGTTGCAAGGACTGTCTAGACTGCAATCTTCCGAACGTGCTTCAACACCAGCCCCCGACAGAACAATTACGACCGCAGGACATTTCCTACTATCCGAGATGGGCATGATCGGAGAAGCGGGCAGCAGAGATTTGCTGGACATGCTGGAATACCTGGAGCAGATTGAAACGGAGGAGCATAAGCTCTCTCCATACACGTTCCCATCACTTAAGGATATCTTCCAGAATGTAGCCATACGCAAACTGGGTTCCGATGCCTCACCAGCGGAAGTAACGAAGGAGATTAAAGCATCTGAGCAGCGCGTTCGCCGTGCAATTTTCCAAACATTAAGCCATGTCGTATCGCTCGGACTCACGGATTACACACATCCGAAGTTTGAGAATTACGCGTCGAAGTTCTTTGACTTTACGGAGATTCGCAAGAAAATGCTGGAACTACAAAACAATGTGGAGCCCTCCTTGTCCCAGACCCGCATTAATACCAAAAAGTTCGTTCAGGTACTGTATCTGGAAGCCAAGCGGCTGTTGCATTGA
- a CDS encoding aspartyl-phosphate phosphatase Spo0E family protein: MVMSLELKNQIEKARHNLHMLVEHNEGRFGHPDVLQQSMVLDELINEYNRMHLSKPRA; this comes from the coding sequence ATGGTTATGAGTTTGGAATTGAAAAATCAAATAGAGAAAGCCAGACATAACCTTCATATGTTGGTAGAGCATAACGAGGGTAGATTTGGACATCCCGATGTGCTTCAGCAGTCCATGGTACTGGATGAATTGATCAATGAGTATAATCGAATGCACTTAAGCAAGCCGAGGGCTTGA